The following are from one region of the Mycolicibacterium helvum genome:
- a CDS encoding NifU family protein — protein MSTTTERIATEPSFEELATRVDDAVAALAGLDASARGVAEELKSAIEEIHRAGLVTIVRRLRSDDTAREVLFELVDDPTVHLLFSLHGIVRPDPVTHANQVLAAVRPQLNSHGGDVTLVRVEDATAFVRLEGACNGCSMSAVTLRNLVEEALVQGVPAIAAVEVLPNEPTPTLIPLEALRIGRDPAGEGWVEVGPAAALAVDELSSLRLMTATGEHAEVIVVNAGQRLSAYRNECAHEALPLDNAVLDLSNNTLTCPWHGFCYDATSGECLSAPGVQLEQLPLRVDGGVVWVRVGL, from the coding sequence ATGTCGACGACCACTGAACGGATCGCGACCGAGCCGAGTTTCGAGGAACTCGCCACCCGTGTCGATGACGCTGTCGCTGCGCTGGCCGGGCTCGACGCCTCGGCGCGGGGAGTGGCCGAAGAACTCAAGTCGGCGATCGAAGAGATCCACCGCGCCGGATTGGTGACGATCGTGCGCCGATTGCGTTCCGACGACACCGCCAGGGAGGTGCTGTTCGAGTTGGTGGACGATCCCACGGTCCATCTTCTGTTCTCGCTGCACGGGATCGTGCGACCGGACCCGGTCACCCACGCGAACCAGGTGCTGGCCGCGGTGCGCCCGCAATTGAACAGCCACGGTGGGGACGTGACACTGGTACGAGTGGAGGACGCCACCGCGTTCGTCCGCCTGGAGGGCGCCTGCAACGGCTGCTCCATGTCGGCGGTGACGTTGCGGAATCTCGTCGAAGAAGCGCTTGTGCAAGGGGTTCCGGCCATCGCTGCGGTGGAGGTGTTGCCCAACGAACCGACACCGACCCTGATCCCGCTTGAAGCGCTACGGATCGGGCGTGACCCAGCCGGTGAGGGCTGGGTCGAGGTCGGGCCGGCCGCCGCCCTTGCCGTCGATGAGCTGTCCTCGTTGCGCCTGATGACCGCCACGGGGGAGCATGCGGAGGTGATCGTGGTCAATGCCGGTCAGCGGCTATCGGCCTACCGCAACGAGTGTGCTCATGAGGCCCTTCCGCTGGACAACGCGGTGCTCGATCTGAGCAACAACACGCTGACCTGTCCCTGGCATGGATTCTGCTATGACGCGACGTCGGGGGAGTGCCTCAGCGCACCTGGCGTCCAGTTGGAACAACTGCCGCTGCGAGTCGACGGCGGTGTCGTCTGGGTGCGTGTCGGGCTGTGA
- the hypF gene encoding carbamoyltransferase HypF codes for MNVRVRLHITGVVQGVGFRPAVARVAAEFRLGGFVYNDAGSVHCELEGTAVDVEAAIAAIRLRPPPMARIDSVRSRRMEPNGDNGFQIVGSRVGDASRTLVPPDIAVCADCLREMRDPADRRYGHPFITCTNCGPRYTVITDLPYDRPATTMAGFPMCPACAAEYQNPIDRRYHAQTVACPDCGPRLSWLPAGGEPDITDPIGAAAAALRDGHIVAVKGIGGFHLACRADDASAVAELRRRKNRPAKPFAVMVADLAAAGDVVVLDDVVAAALTSPSAPIVLVARRPGGVADEVAPELGDLGVMLAYTPVHHQLFDRLGGSMTLVMTSANQGGSPIVFRDSDLGWIDGLADAVLTHDRPIHVPCEDSVIAIDDRGAQLPVRRSRGYAPLPVSVPGCSPDRVILATGGDLKTTFCLMGGDGHAHMSSHLGDMADPRTQGCFQAALDHLAFMTDRTPDVIACDMHPGYATVAWAHRYAEGRPVVAVQHHHAHAVSLLAEHRRLGTSIIAVTYDGTGYGTDGTIWGGELLAITDATRFTRVGHLREFALPGGDGAARHPARIALDLLHRAGIEWTADLPPVASLDETGLHILGQQIPRGLGCVPTTSMGRLFDAVASLLGVCHEVSYEGQAAVELEHLGRRGQPCALDFGVADGVLDPLPVIAGIVEGLRGGTPVADLAAGFHHAVIRATATAAAGCAQAAGISVIGLTGGVFANRTLLQGLRHTLGERGFEVLSHRTVPCNDGGLALGQAAIVAARLNGAEPATGSERNGVCASESPAR; via the coding sequence ATGAATGTACGGGTGCGTCTCCACATCACCGGTGTGGTGCAGGGCGTCGGATTTCGCCCGGCGGTCGCGCGGGTCGCGGCCGAGTTCAGGCTCGGCGGTTTCGTGTACAACGACGCCGGGTCGGTCCATTGCGAGTTGGAGGGCACGGCCGTCGATGTGGAAGCGGCGATCGCCGCGATCAGGCTCCGCCCACCGCCGATGGCACGCATCGACAGCGTGCGCAGTCGACGCATGGAACCCAACGGTGACAATGGCTTTCAGATCGTCGGCAGTCGTGTCGGGGATGCCTCGCGCACCCTGGTCCCGCCGGATATCGCAGTATGCGCGGACTGCCTGCGCGAAATGCGTGACCCGGCCGACCGCCGCTACGGGCATCCGTTCATCACGTGCACCAACTGCGGGCCGCGCTACACCGTGATCACGGACCTGCCCTATGACCGGCCGGCCACCACCATGGCCGGATTCCCCATGTGCCCGGCCTGCGCCGCGGAGTATCAGAACCCAATCGATCGCCGCTATCACGCCCAGACCGTCGCCTGTCCGGACTGCGGACCCCGGTTGAGCTGGCTGCCGGCCGGCGGCGAGCCCGACATCACCGACCCGATCGGGGCCGCAGCGGCCGCACTGCGCGACGGACACATCGTCGCGGTCAAGGGGATCGGCGGCTTTCATCTGGCCTGCCGTGCCGACGACGCATCCGCCGTCGCCGAGCTACGCCGGCGCAAGAACCGACCGGCCAAGCCCTTCGCGGTCATGGTCGCCGACCTGGCCGCCGCCGGCGACGTCGTGGTGCTCGATGACGTGGTTGCCGCCGCCCTGACCTCGCCGTCGGCGCCGATCGTGCTGGTTGCCCGCCGGCCTGGCGGGGTTGCCGACGAGGTGGCGCCGGAGCTGGGCGACCTTGGCGTAATGCTCGCCTACACGCCGGTGCACCACCAGCTCTTCGACCGGCTCGGCGGCTCGATGACGCTGGTGATGACGTCGGCCAACCAGGGCGGGTCGCCCATCGTCTTCCGAGATTCCGATTTGGGCTGGATCGACGGCCTGGCAGACGCCGTCCTCACCCATGACCGGCCCATCCACGTACCCTGCGAGGACTCGGTGATCGCGATCGACGATCGAGGCGCCCAGTTGCCAGTGCGCCGCTCGCGCGGGTACGCCCCGTTGCCGGTTTCGGTACCAGGGTGCTCACCCGACCGCGTCATCCTCGCCACCGGTGGCGACTTGAAGACGACTTTCTGCCTGATGGGCGGCGACGGGCACGCCCATATGTCCTCGCATCTGGGTGACATGGCCGACCCGCGCACCCAGGGTTGTTTCCAAGCAGCCCTGGATCACCTGGCCTTTATGACCGACCGCACACCCGATGTGATCGCCTGCGACATGCATCCTGGCTACGCCACCGTGGCGTGGGCGCACCGATACGCCGAGGGGCGGCCCGTCGTCGCCGTCCAACACCACCACGCCCACGCCGTCTCGCTGCTCGCCGAGCACCGAAGGCTGGGGACGTCGATCATCGCTGTCACCTACGACGGCACCGGCTACGGCACCGACGGCACGATCTGGGGCGGTGAGCTTCTCGCGATCACCGACGCAACCCGGTTCACCCGGGTCGGTCACCTCCGGGAGTTTGCACTACCCGGCGGCGACGGCGCCGCCCGCCACCCCGCCCGCATCGCGCTGGACCTGCTGCACCGTGCCGGTATCGAGTGGACCGCCGACCTGCCGCCGGTGGCGTCACTCGACGAGACCGGGCTGCACATCTTGGGCCAGCAGATCCCGCGCGGCCTTGGCTGCGTGCCGACCACCAGCATGGGCCGGCTTTTTGACGCGGTGGCAAGTCTGTTGGGCGTCTGCCATGAAGTCAGTTACGAAGGTCAGGCCGCAGTGGAGCTCGAGCACCTGGGCCGACGTGGGCAGCCCTGTGCGCTGGATTTCGGTGTGGCCGATGGCGTGCTGGACCCCCTGCCGGTGATCGCCGGGATCGTCGAGGGTCTGCGCGGTGGCACCCCGGTTGCCGACTTGGCTGCCGGCTTCCATCATGCGGTGATCCGTGCCACCGCCACGGCGGCCGCCGGGTGCGCGCAGGCCGCCGGAATCTCGGTGATCGGGTTGACAGGCGGCGTGTTCGCGAATCGAACTCTGCTGCAGGGACTTCGGCACACGCTCGGTGAGCGTGGATTCGAGGTCCTCAGCCATCGAACTGTGCCGTGTAATGACGGCGGCCTGGCGCTCGGCCAGGCTGCCATTGTCGCCGCGAGGCTGAATGGCGCGGAACCGGCGACCGGATCGGAAAGGAACGGCGTATGTGCCTCGGAATCCCCGGCAAGGTGA
- a CDS encoding hydrogenase maturation nickel metallochaperone HypA, with translation MHELSLCHAIAGAVKPYAVGRRVDVVRVQIGALRQVVPESLSFCWTLVRDHESLAEAELELEFIAAEVSCRSCGQRCEITSRFSVCCPHCDSADVEVVRGEEFLVTSLDVT, from the coding sequence GTGCACGAATTATCGCTGTGCCACGCGATCGCCGGGGCGGTGAAGCCCTATGCGGTTGGCCGTCGTGTCGACGTGGTGCGGGTCCAGATCGGCGCGCTGCGACAGGTGGTTCCCGAGTCATTGTCGTTCTGCTGGACCCTGGTCCGCGATCACGAGAGCCTGGCCGAGGCCGAGTTGGAGCTTGAGTTCATCGCCGCCGAGGTGTCCTGCCGCAGCTGTGGGCAGCGTTGCGAGATCACCTCCCGATTTTCGGTGTGCTGCCCGCATTGCGACAGCGCCGACGTCGAGGTTGTTCGGGGCGAAGAGTTCCTGGTCACCTCGCTCGACGTGACATGA
- a CDS encoding HypC/HybG/HupF family hydrogenase formation chaperone: MCLGIPGKVIEIWEEAGTRMSTVDFGGTTKTVCLAYLPDMQIGEYTIVHAGFAITRLDEASANETLKMFEDLGLLADELDGIEGQGRREPA, encoded by the coding sequence ATGTGCCTCGGAATCCCCGGCAAGGTGATCGAAATCTGGGAGGAAGCCGGAACCCGGATGTCTACCGTCGACTTCGGCGGCACCACCAAGACGGTGTGTCTGGCGTATCTGCCCGACATGCAGATCGGCGAATACACCATCGTCCATGCGGGTTTCGCGATCACCCGGCTCGACGAGGCATCGGCCAACGAAACATTGAAGATGTTCGAAGACCTCGGCCTCCTGGCCGATGAACTCGACGGCATCGAGGGTCAGGGTAGGCGGGAACCGGCATGA
- a CDS encoding NHL repeat-containing protein, translating to MSRYTVRHNISGLGTRADVVPAVDLTDGWSPALWLGAPAPGGLALPPARPSMAWMYSPRGVFVDERHVVVADSGNHRVLIWHGIPEHDEQPADVVLGQPDGESEGHAAGGRGPERGMNLPTGVLVHDGRLIVADAWHHRILVWNTVPQISDVAPDFVLGQPDVHSVVENRGGGCSASTLYWPFGIGVVGSAFWVADTGNRRVLGWLNGIPESDQPADVVLGQPDATAREENRGGAVGPASFRWPHDITGHGDLLLVADAGDHRLLGWSPPPDVDRDADSVLGQPDFTSALEWPYGPHTSDRFRFPYASCLDGQRLAVADTANNRILLWDGVPTDGRGADHVLAQPDFSSNGENRWTSVQRDTLCWPYGLSLRGDTLAVADSGNNRVMIWRRT from the coding sequence ATGAGCCGTTACACCGTTCGGCACAACATCAGCGGACTGGGTACGCGAGCCGACGTGGTGCCGGCGGTGGACCTGACCGACGGGTGGTCGCCGGCATTGTGGCTGGGTGCACCGGCACCAGGGGGGCTGGCCTTGCCGCCGGCCAGACCGTCGATGGCGTGGATGTATTCCCCGCGTGGGGTGTTTGTCGACGAGCGGCACGTCGTGGTGGCCGACTCGGGGAATCATCGTGTGCTGATCTGGCACGGAATACCTGAGCATGACGAGCAACCAGCCGACGTGGTACTCGGCCAGCCCGACGGAGAGTCCGAGGGCCACGCGGCGGGTGGCCGGGGTCCGGAGCGGGGGATGAATCTGCCGACCGGGGTACTCGTGCACGACGGCCGGTTGATCGTCGCCGACGCCTGGCATCACCGGATCCTGGTGTGGAACACCGTGCCGCAGATCAGTGATGTGGCGCCCGACTTCGTGCTGGGTCAGCCAGATGTCCACTCGGTGGTGGAGAACCGGGGCGGTGGCTGTTCGGCGTCGACGCTGTATTGGCCGTTCGGTATCGGTGTCGTCGGCTCGGCATTCTGGGTCGCCGACACCGGAAATCGGCGGGTTCTGGGCTGGCTCAACGGCATTCCGGAGTCCGACCAACCTGCCGACGTGGTGCTCGGCCAGCCGGATGCCACGGCACGGGAGGAAAACCGGGGCGGCGCCGTCGGGCCCGCCTCTTTCCGCTGGCCCCATGACATCACCGGTCACGGGGATCTGCTGCTGGTCGCCGACGCCGGAGATCACCGTCTGCTGGGATGGTCGCCGCCGCCGGACGTCGACCGGGACGCCGATTCGGTGCTCGGTCAACCCGACTTCACCAGCGCGCTCGAATGGCCCTATGGGCCACACACATCAGATCGCTTTCGGTTCCCGTATGCGAGCTGCCTGGATGGTCAACGGCTCGCGGTGGCCGACACCGCCAACAACCGGATCCTGTTGTGGGACGGTGTACCGACCGATGGGCGCGGCGCCGATCATGTGCTGGCCCAGCCGGACTTCAGTTCCAACGGCGAGAACCGATGGACGTCGGTACAGCGCGACACGCTGTGCTGGCCCTACGGGCTGTCACTGCGCGGCGACACACTTGCCGTCGCCGACTCCGGCAACAATCGGGTGATGATCTGGCGGCGAACGTGA
- the hypD gene encoding hydrogenase formation protein HypD: MKYLDEFRDPAAAKTLVDAIRRQATRTWTIMEVCGGQTHSIIRNGLDQLLDGAVEFIHGPGCPVCVTPLEMIDRALEIAARDGVIFCSFGDMLRVPGSRHDLFSVRARGGDVRIVYSPLDATRIAADNPDKEVVFFGVGFETTAPANAMSVIHAQRLGLTNFSVLISHVLVPPAMTAILSSPTNRVQGFLAAGHVCTVMGTGEYGPLVERFKVPIVVTGFEPLDLLEGVRQVVELLESGQVALRNAYPRAVSDAGNTVAQQALADVFSVVDRQWRGIGMIPKSGWAISPRYADFDAELRFGVGQLRVQESAECHAGEVLQGLLKPNQCPAFGKTCTPRTPLGATMVSSEGACAAYYQFRRLETAAHV, from the coding sequence ATGAAGTATCTCGACGAATTCCGCGATCCGGCGGCCGCCAAGACCTTGGTCGACGCGATCAGACGGCAGGCAACTCGCACCTGGACCATCATGGAAGTCTGTGGTGGGCAGACACATTCGATCATCAGAAACGGTCTCGATCAGTTACTTGACGGTGCGGTCGAGTTCATTCACGGACCTGGTTGCCCGGTGTGCGTCACCCCGCTGGAGATGATCGACCGCGCGCTGGAGATCGCCGCCCGCGACGGGGTCATCTTCTGCTCGTTCGGCGACATGTTGCGGGTACCCGGTAGTCGCCACGACCTGTTCAGCGTGCGTGCCCGCGGCGGGGACGTGCGTATCGTCTACTCGCCGTTGGATGCCACTCGGATTGCCGCCGATAACCCCGACAAAGAGGTGGTGTTCTTCGGTGTCGGGTTTGAAACCACCGCGCCGGCCAACGCCATGTCGGTCATCCACGCCCAACGGCTGGGCCTGACCAACTTCTCAGTGCTGATCTCCCATGTGCTGGTTCCCCCCGCGATGACGGCCATCCTCAGTTCCCCGACGAATCGGGTGCAGGGCTTCTTGGCCGCCGGCCACGTGTGCACCGTGATGGGCACCGGGGAGTACGGGCCACTCGTCGAGCGGTTCAAGGTGCCCATCGTGGTGACCGGATTCGAGCCGCTGGACTTGCTGGAGGGGGTACGCCAGGTGGTCGAGCTGCTCGAATCGGGCCAGGTTGCGTTGCGCAACGCCTACCCGCGGGCGGTCAGCGACGCCGGTAACACCGTGGCGCAGCAGGCGTTGGCCGACGTCTTCTCGGTAGTCGACCGGCAGTGGCGCGGTATCGGCATGATTCCCAAGTCGGGGTGGGCGATCTCGCCGCGCTACGCCGACTTCGACGCCGAGCTCAGGTTCGGCGTCGGGCAGCTGCGGGTGCAGGAGTCTGCGGAATGCCATGCCGGCGAGGTATTGCAGGGCCTGCTCAAACCCAACCAGTGCCCGGCGTTCGGCAAGACCTGCACGCCCCGGACCCCGCTGGGCGCCACCATGGTGTCGAGTGAAGGTGCGTGTGCGGCGTACTACCAGTTCCGCAGGCTGGAGACCGCGGCCCATGTCTGA
- the hypB gene encoding hydrogenase nickel incorporation protein HypB produces the protein MGRFHRHDDGTVHDHDHDHDHDHDHDHGDHSGYSTGAERIEVLEHIFAENDTRADINRAAFESNGIRALNLMSSPGSGKTTVLAATLDELAGDLAVGVIEGDIATDLDAAKLGGRGAQISLLNTSNGFGGECHLDAPMVNRALVGLDLPSLDLVIIENVGNLVCPAEFDVGEHAKVMVYSVTEGEDKPLKYPVMFRSVSVVLLNKIDLVPHLDVDIDTYLTRVRAVNPSAKVFPVSARTGEGMSDWFDWLRGFASEQVSAT, from the coding sequence ATGGGTAGATTTCATCGCCACGACGACGGCACTGTGCACGACCACGACCACGACCACGACCACGACCACGACCACGACCACGGTGACCACAGCGGTTATTCCACCGGCGCGGAGCGCATCGAAGTGCTCGAGCACATCTTCGCCGAGAACGACACTCGTGCCGATATCAACCGGGCTGCTTTCGAAAGCAACGGGATCCGGGCGCTGAACTTGATGAGCTCCCCTGGCTCGGGCAAGACGACCGTGCTGGCCGCCACGCTCGACGAGCTGGCCGGTGACCTCGCGGTCGGCGTGATCGAGGGTGATATCGCCACCGACCTCGACGCCGCCAAGCTCGGCGGCCGCGGCGCTCAGATCTCCTTGCTGAACACCAGCAACGGCTTCGGTGGCGAATGCCACCTTGACGCGCCGATGGTCAACCGCGCACTTGTTGGGCTTGACCTGCCGTCGCTGGATCTGGTGATCATCGAGAACGTCGGTAACCTGGTGTGCCCAGCCGAGTTCGACGTCGGTGAGCATGCCAAGGTGATGGTGTATTCGGTGACCGAGGGCGAGGACAAGCCACTGAAGTATCCGGTGATGTTCCGCTCGGTCAGTGTCGTATTGCTGAACAAGATCGACCTCGTGCCCCACCTTGATGTCGACATCGACACCTATCTGACTCGAGTTCGTGCGGTGAATCCATCGGCGAAGGTGTTCCCGGTGAGCGCACGCACCGGCGAGGGCATGTCCGACTGGTTCGATTGGCTCCGCGGTTTCGCGTCAGAACAGGTGAGTGCTACCTAG